The Hymenobacter baengnokdamensis genome includes a region encoding these proteins:
- a CDS encoding nucleotidyltransferase family protein: MHNDSIATVGLLLLAAGSSSRLARPKQLLPYQGKTLLRHAAEVAVASPCRPLVLVTGALHDELLPEIAGLPFHVVRNDSWADGMGGSIAAGLAELETAAEGPTVDAVVVMLCDQPLLTEEIIGQLIVQFQATGQPVVASAYAGTLGVPALFGRAVFPQLLALRGASGARELLQQYAHLPSVAFPGGATDVDTEAQYAALAP, from the coding sequence ATGCACAACGACTCTATTGCCACCGTGGGCCTGCTGCTGCTGGCGGCCGGCTCGTCGTCCCGGCTGGCGCGCCCCAAGCAGCTGCTGCCTTACCAGGGTAAAACGCTGCTGCGCCACGCCGCGGAGGTGGCCGTGGCCTCGCCCTGCCGCCCGCTGGTGCTCGTAACCGGCGCGCTGCACGACGAGCTGCTGCCCGAAATTGCCGGCCTGCCCTTCCACGTGGTGCGCAACGATAGCTGGGCCGATGGCATGGGCGGCAGCATCGCCGCTGGCCTCGCCGAGCTCGAAACGGCCGCCGAAGGCCCCACAGTAGATGCCGTGGTGGTTATGCTTTGCGACCAGCCGCTGCTCACTGAAGAGATTATTGGTCAGCTAATCGTGCAGTTTCAGGCTACCGGGCAGCCGGTGGTGGCGTCGGCCTACGCCGGTACGCTGGGCGTACCGGCGCTGTTCGGTCGGGCTGTTTTTCCGCAGCTGCTGGCGCTGCGCGGGGCCAGCGGGGCCCGTGAGCTGTTGCAGCAATACGCCCACCTGCCCAGCGTAGCTTTCCCCGGCGGTGCTACCGATGTGGATACCGAGGCGCAGTACGCGGCGCTGGCGCCGTAG
- a CDS encoding MFS transporter, whose product MAAPATLPASNPGTVEKDNKRITNGWTFYDWANSVYPLVITSSIFPIYWSSVIKQITHTDNGQSPVNFLGMQVPGTSLLNYAISASFLLIALVSPFLTSLADFSGRKKLFLQVFCYIGAAACAGLYFFGPDTLTLSTFIFVAATVGFSGSIVFYNSYLPEISSEEKFDSLSAKGFSMGYVGSVILLVICLIINQFHDKIGIGGARAAQLSFLLTGLWWAGFAQIPFATLPPDLGRPADAPTAEGGWLLNGFRELGKVWDQLRQLPNVKKFLLAYFTYNMGVQTVMYVATLFGTDELHLESGSLILTILLLQVVAIAGAWLFAKLSERIGNTRALSWSVFIWMLICIAGYFVQAGWSFYALASVIGLTMGAIQSLSRSTYSKIIPENTPNSAAFFSFFDVTEKLSIVIGTATFGIINQVTGSMRNSILALIVFFILGLIFLLQLRGKKLREDPADASFLPPPPASAPAEMGRPQTV is encoded by the coding sequence ATGGCTGCACCCGCTACGCTACCGGCTTCCAACCCCGGCACCGTCGAAAAAGACAACAAGCGCATCACCAACGGCTGGACGTTCTACGACTGGGCCAACTCGGTGTATCCGCTGGTGATAACAAGTAGTATTTTTCCTATATATTGGTCGAGTGTTATCAAACAGATAACCCATACCGACAACGGGCAGAGTCCGGTGAACTTCCTGGGGATGCAGGTGCCGGGTACTTCGCTGCTCAACTACGCCATCTCGGCCTCGTTTCTGCTCATTGCCTTGGTTAGTCCGTTTCTGACGTCGCTGGCCGATTTTTCGGGGCGCAAGAAGCTGTTTTTACAGGTGTTTTGCTACATCGGGGCCGCAGCGTGCGCCGGGCTGTATTTCTTTGGTCCCGATACCCTTACCCTCTCTACCTTCATCTTCGTGGCGGCCACGGTGGGCTTTTCGGGCAGCATTGTGTTCTATAATTCTTACCTGCCCGAAATCAGCTCCGAGGAGAAGTTTGACTCGCTCTCGGCCAAAGGCTTTTCGATGGGCTACGTGGGCTCGGTAATTCTGCTGGTAATTTGTCTCATTATCAATCAGTTTCACGATAAAATCGGGATTGGTGGGGCGCGGGCGGCCCAGCTCTCCTTTCTGCTCACCGGTCTATGGTGGGCGGGCTTTGCCCAGATTCCGTTTGCCACGCTGCCGCCCGACCTGGGCCGCCCGGCCGATGCACCGACTGCCGAAGGCGGCTGGCTGCTCAACGGCTTCCGCGAGCTGGGCAAAGTGTGGGACCAGCTCCGGCAGCTGCCCAACGTGAAGAAGTTTCTGCTCGCCTATTTCACCTACAACATGGGCGTGCAAACGGTGATGTACGTGGCCACGCTCTTCGGCACCGACGAGCTGCACCTCGAATCCGGTTCGCTCATTCTCACCATCTTACTCTTGCAGGTGGTGGCCATCGCCGGGGCCTGGCTGTTTGCCAAGCTCTCGGAGCGCATCGGTAACACGCGGGCCCTGAGCTGGTCGGTGTTTATCTGGATGCTGATTTGCATCGCGGGCTATTTCGTGCAGGCCGGCTGGAGCTTCTACGCGCTGGCTTCCGTTATCGGCCTCACGATGGGCGCCATCCAGAGCCTGAGCCGCTCTACTTATTCCAAAATTATCCCCGAAAACACGCCCAACTCGGCCGCCTTTTTCAGCTTTTTCGACGTAACCGAAAAGCTCAGCATCGTTATCGGCACGGCCACGTTTGGCATTATTAACCAGGTGACGGGCTCGATGCGCAACAGCATCCTGGCTCTGATTGTCTTCTTTATTCTGGGGCTGATTTTCCTGCTGCAGCTGCGCGGCAAGAAGCTGCGCGAAGACCCGGCCGATGCTTCCTTCCTGCCGCCTCCGCCCGCTTCGGCCCCGGCCGAGATGGGCCGCCCGCAAACTGTTTAG
- a CDS encoding DinB family protein — protein sequence MHTSSLQQNILEELDHELAVTRKVLERVPDDKFDYQPHPKSMRLGQLASHIVNLLKFKQLFVEASQRDFLDPNAPKPPPSPTSTAELLKRFDQFSAELRQALSESSSEKLTDNFQLRRGEQVLMSRPKGAALRIMGLNHSIHHRGQLTVYLRLLDIPVPGVYGPSADEPGGF from the coding sequence ATGCACACGTCCTCCCTCCAACAAAACATCCTCGAAGAGCTCGACCACGAGCTGGCCGTCACGCGCAAAGTTCTCGAGCGCGTGCCCGACGATAAGTTCGACTACCAACCGCATCCCAAGTCGATGAGGCTGGGCCAGCTGGCCTCGCACATTGTCAATCTGCTGAAATTCAAGCAGCTGTTTGTAGAAGCCAGCCAGCGCGACTTCCTTGACCCCAATGCGCCCAAGCCGCCGCCCAGCCCCACGAGTACCGCCGAGTTGCTCAAGCGCTTCGACCAGTTCAGCGCCGAGCTGCGCCAGGCCCTGAGCGAGAGTAGCAGCGAAAAGCTGACTGATAATTTCCAGCTCCGCCGCGGCGAGCAGGTTCTGATGAGCCGTCCAAAAGGGGCCGCCCTGCGCATTATGGGTCTCAACCACAGCATCCACCACCGCGGCCAGCTCACGGTGTACCTGCGCCTGCTCGACATTCCGGTGCCTGGCGTGTACGGCCCCAGCGCCGACGAGCCCGGTGGGTTTTAG
- a CDS encoding amidohydrolase, which produces MALTGCQPQREAVDLLVTNATVYTVDSTFSKAEAFAVRDGHFVAVGKSADLQSRYQAAQTVDAQGQFIYPGFYDAHCHFYRYALGLRSANLVGATSWPETVSRLQAHQREQPGAAWLTGRGWDQNRWPGRQFPTKDTLDQLFPNVPVFIIRIDGHAALVNQKALDLAGVTAATPISGGIIGHDAAGRLTGLLVDNAVKLVATKIPEPSPAEADVALLQGQQNCLAVGLTSLADAGLDRADIERLAALQQAGKLHLRLYTMLNPTPENKAYYIPKGPYFSDNLTISAFKVYADGALGSRGATLLAPYTDRPHETGFLLQHPEYYRSLAKELAATRFQMNTHAIGDSSNRLLLDIYGAALKGQPDRRWRIEHAQVVSKEDIPKFGLYHIVPSVQPTHATSDMYWAGERLGAQRLKTAYVYQDLLKQYGQVALGSDFPVEDINPLYGFHAAVARQDAKNFPAGGFQMENALTREQALRGMTTWAAHAAFEEKRKGQIKPGMLADFVMLKTDLLTAPNEQLRNAPVQQTWIGGRQVFSSKK; this is translated from the coding sequence ATGGCCCTGACCGGCTGCCAGCCTCAGCGCGAGGCAGTTGACCTGCTGGTGACCAACGCCACGGTCTATACCGTGGATTCGACGTTCAGTAAGGCCGAGGCGTTTGCCGTGCGCGACGGGCACTTTGTGGCCGTGGGTAAGTCGGCCGACTTACAAAGCCGCTACCAGGCCGCGCAAACGGTGGATGCGCAGGGGCAGTTTATCTACCCCGGCTTTTACGACGCGCACTGCCATTTTTACCGCTACGCGCTGGGCCTGCGCTCGGCCAACCTGGTGGGCGCAACCTCGTGGCCCGAAACGGTGAGCCGCTTGCAGGCGCACCAGCGCGAGCAGCCCGGCGCCGCCTGGCTCACGGGGCGCGGCTGGGACCAGAACCGCTGGCCGGGCCGGCAGTTTCCAACCAAGGATACGCTCGACCAGCTGTTCCCGAACGTGCCGGTTTTTATCATTCGTATCGACGGCCACGCGGCGCTGGTCAACCAGAAGGCCCTCGACCTGGCCGGGGTCACGGCCGCTACGCCCATCAGCGGCGGCATAATTGGGCACGATGCGGCCGGCCGGCTCACCGGTCTGCTGGTCGATAATGCCGTGAAGCTGGTCGCCACCAAAATCCCTGAGCCCAGCCCGGCCGAGGCTGACGTGGCCCTGCTGCAAGGCCAGCAAAACTGCCTGGCTGTGGGCCTCACCAGCCTCGCCGACGCGGGCCTCGACCGGGCCGACATTGAGCGCCTGGCGGCTTTGCAGCAAGCCGGCAAGCTACACCTGCGCCTCTACACCATGCTCAACCCCACGCCCGAAAATAAGGCGTACTATATACCAAAAGGACCCTATTTCAGCGACAACCTGACTATCAGTGCCTTTAAAGTGTATGCCGATGGGGCGCTGGGCTCGCGGGGGGCGACGCTGCTGGCCCCCTACACCGACCGGCCGCACGAAACCGGCTTTTTGCTGCAACACCCGGAGTATTACCGGAGCTTAGCCAAGGAGCTGGCGGCCACCAGGTTTCAGATGAACACCCACGCCATCGGCGATTCCTCGAACCGCCTGCTGCTGGATATCTACGGCGCGGCGCTGAAAGGCCAGCCCGACCGGCGCTGGCGCATCGAGCACGCGCAGGTGGTTAGTAAAGAGGATATTCCGAAGTTCGGCCTATACCACATCGTGCCCTCGGTGCAGCCCACGCATGCCACCTCCGACATGTACTGGGCCGGCGAGCGCCTGGGCGCGCAGCGACTCAAAACCGCCTACGTGTACCAGGATTTGCTGAAGCAATACGGCCAGGTAGCCCTGGGCTCCGACTTTCCGGTCGAGGACATCAACCCGCTCTACGGCTTCCACGCCGCCGTGGCCCGGCAGGATGCGAAGAACTTCCCGGCCGGCGGCTTCCAGATGGAAAACGCGCTCACCCGCGAGCAGGCCCTGCGCGGCATGACCACCTGGGCCGCCCACGCCGCCTTCGAGGAGAAACGCAAAGGCCAGATAAAGCCCGGTATGCTGGCCGATTTCGTAATGTTGAAAACCGATTTGCTCACCGCGCCCAACGAGCAGCTGCGCAACGCGCCCGTGCAGCAGACGTGGATTGGCGGACGGCAGGTTTTTTCAAGTAAGAAATAA
- a CDS encoding AMP nucleosidase has protein sequence MKTKEEIVNNWLPRYTGVPLNEFGQYILLTNFSNYVYMFAEQFGCAVRGTDKPMQSATANGITIINFGMGSPMAATVMDLLSAIKPKAALFLGKCGGLKKTKLGDLVLPIAAIRGDGTSDDYLPKEIPALPSFRLQRAVSSMIKKHELDYYTGTVYTTNRRVWEHDQDFKDYLRRVRALAVDMETATIFVVGFMNDIPHGALLLVSDNPMTPEGVKTAESDSKVTTNFVKQHLLIGIESLLELKNSGESVKHLKFE, from the coding sequence ATGAAGACCAAGGAAGAAATTGTCAACAACTGGCTGCCGCGCTACACGGGCGTACCGCTGAACGAGTTCGGGCAGTACATCCTGCTTACCAACTTCAGCAACTACGTGTACATGTTTGCCGAGCAGTTTGGCTGCGCGGTGCGCGGCACCGACAAGCCCATGCAGTCGGCCACGGCCAACGGCATCACCATCATCAACTTCGGCATGGGCTCGCCGATGGCGGCCACCGTGATGGATTTGCTGTCGGCCATCAAGCCCAAGGCGGCGCTCTTCCTCGGCAAATGCGGGGGCCTGAAAAAAACCAAGCTCGGCGATTTGGTGCTGCCCATCGCGGCCATTCGCGGCGACGGCACTTCCGACGACTACCTGCCCAAGGAAATTCCGGCGCTGCCTTCGTTCCGGTTGCAGCGGGCCGTTTCGTCGATGATTAAGAAGCACGAGCTCGACTACTACACCGGCACCGTGTACACCACCAACCGCCGCGTGTGGGAGCACGACCAGGACTTTAAGGACTACCTGCGCCGGGTGCGCGCCCTGGCCGTGGACATGGAAACGGCAACCATCTTCGTGGTGGGCTTTATGAACGATATTCCGCACGGGGCGCTGCTGCTCGTGAGCGATAACCCCATGACGCCCGAAGGCGTGAAAACGGCCGAGTCGGATTCGAAAGTGACTACCAACTTCGTGAAGCAACACCTGTTGATTGGCATCGAATCGCTGCTGGAGCTGAAGAACTCGGGCGAATCGGTGAAGCACCTGAAGTTCGAATAG
- a CDS encoding type I restriction enzyme HsdR N-terminal domain-containing protein yields MQVLDLPPFAHKTRQNLANIPEIWDELRHKYVALTPEEWVRQHVVHYLMASLGYPRGLLSLERGHRYNQRQKRTDLVALGPAGRPLLLVECKRPSVAITPAVARQAATYNQTLRAPLLLLTNGLMHYCWRVDFALGVNERLAEIPPYAVAIELAGG; encoded by the coding sequence ATGCAAGTGCTGGACCTGCCGCCTTTCGCCCACAAAACTAGGCAAAATTTAGCAAATATCCCGGAGATATGGGATGAGCTGCGCCACAAGTACGTAGCACTCACCCCCGAGGAGTGGGTGCGGCAGCACGTAGTACACTATCTGATGGCCAGCCTGGGCTACCCGCGCGGCCTGCTCAGCCTGGAGCGCGGCCACCGCTACAACCAGCGCCAGAAGCGCACCGACCTCGTGGCCCTCGGCCCCGCCGGCCGCCCACTGCTGCTGGTAGAGTGCAAGCGGCCCTCGGTGGCTATCACGCCGGCCGTGGCCCGGCAGGCCGCTACCTACAACCAGACCCTGCGGGCGCCCTTGCTGCTGCTCACCAACGGCCTGATGCACTACTGCTGGCGCGTCGACTTTGCGCTAGGCGTAAATGAGCGGCTGGCGGAGATTCCGCCCTATGCCGTAGCCATTGAGTTGGCTGGCGGCTAA